The Desulfosalsimonas propionicica DNA window CCATTGAGGCCCGCATGGAGAAAATGCAGGCCTGGATAGACGACCCGCAGCTTCTCCACGCTGATGCAGACGCCCAATACGCGGCTGACCTGGAAGTGGATCTGAGCCGGATAACCGAGCCCATCGCGGCCTGTCCCAATGACCCTGATGACGTGCGTCAGCTTTCCCAAATCGCGGGCACACCTATAGACGAGGTGTTTATCGGCTCGTGCATGACCGATATTTCCCAGATGGAAAACGCGGGCAAAATCCTTGAAAACGCCGGCGGGGCCGTGCCTGTTCGCCTGTGGATCGCTCCGCCCACCCGGCTGGCCGCCCGCCACCTCCGGCATCAGGGGTGGTTTTACACCTACGGCCGGGCCGGGGCCCGCATGGAAGTGCCGGGCTGCTCTTTATGCATGGGCAACCAGGCACGGGTGGCAGACAGTGCGGTGGTGGTTTCCACCTCCACCCGGAACTTTCCCCACCGCATGGGAAATAACTGCCAAGTCTATCTGGGTTCGGCGGAGCTTGCGGCCGTGTCTGCCATTCTGGGACGCATCCCGGATCCGGACGAATACAGAAACCATGTGGCGGATGCCGGGCTGGTACCGGCTATTTGAGATAAAGGGTTTCAAACCGGTCCACCAGGTCGCGCAATTTTTCCACATGGCCGGTATCAACGGTCTGCTTGCATTTCATGGCCTCGACCAGGATCTGGTGGAGAACCGAAATTTTTTCCGCGTATTTTTCATCACCCGCAGAAATGCGCTGGGTCATAAAATACCGGGAAACAATGTGCTGGAGCTTGCCTGCATGGTCTTCCTTGTTGATCACCCAGCGCACCATCTGGTTGTGATGTTCCACGCCGGCATCCTTCATATGCTTTGAAATAACGTGGATCTGGTCCATGGAGCGCTCGATGGTGGTGATATGCTCGCGCATCAGCTCGATTCTGGCCGGATCATCATATATGCCGCAGGGAATCTCGCAGTGGGCATAAACCAAAGACAGGG harbors:
- a CDS encoding superoxide dismutase [Ni] — protein: MKKSFQIICCAVVFVLGSLSLVYAHCEIPCGIYDDPARIELMREHITTIERSMDQIHVISKHMKDAGVEHHNQMVRWVINKEDHAGKLQHIVSRYFMTQRISAGDEKYAEKISVLHQILVEAMKCKQTVDTGHVEKLRDLVDRFETLYLK